One genomic window of Candidatus Brocadiaceae bacterium includes the following:
- a CDS encoding squalene--hopene cyclase — MSPGATTSHRVDVRRLARAYARARGLLRDRRQEDGCWAGELSSSALSTATSVSALSVVSKERFAALIGRAVRWLVRDQNEDGGWGDTPESPSNLSTSLLVEAALRLSGRPLPGDGRARLAGFLRAHGVAAGKDVPRALRRIYGEDRTFAVPILCNLALAGEAAGSGPSVEWRMVPDLPFELACLPGSVLGALRIHVVSYALPALIAMGRLIDCRRGSGRASIRALRRLAVRPAMRRLTAIQPPGGGFLEAVPLTAFVTMSLAACGREGHPVAGRCLEFLQASVRPDGSWPIDSNLSVWLTSLSVDALCCGGRSFGAGAGRTLGWLLDRQHVRRHPYTGSPPGGWAWTHLPGGVPDADDTSGALRALALLDRAESEQAAGAGLRWLLGLQNRDGGWPAFCRGWGRLPFDRSAPDLTAHALGALRMWPRANARAAAALRCGYDYLRRTQRPDGAWLPLWFGNQKAEDLSNPVYGTARVLPAYAGTERAGAAEAGRGVAFLAGCQNADGGWGGDRGVESSVEETAQAVCALSHWRGARHEAALAAGAAYLARAVEDGRVEQPGPIGLYFAQLWYSEALYPIIWTVAALGSALPTRRGAGHPHGGGV; from the coding sequence ATGAGCCCAGGGGCCACGACATCGCACCGTGTGGACGTGCGCCGACTGGCGCGCGCCTACGCCCGCGCGCGCGGCTTGCTGCGGGACCGCCGGCAGGAGGACGGCTGCTGGGCGGGGGAGCTGTCGTCCTCCGCGCTCTCGACCGCCACGAGCGTCAGCGCGCTCTCGGTCGTGTCGAAGGAGCGGTTCGCCGCGCTGATCGGCCGGGCGGTCCGATGGCTGGTGCGGGACCAGAACGAGGATGGCGGATGGGGCGACACCCCCGAGAGCCCCAGCAACCTGTCCACGTCTCTCCTGGTCGAGGCGGCGTTGCGGCTCAGTGGCCGGCCGTTGCCGGGCGACGGCCGCGCGCGCCTGGCGGGGTTCCTGCGCGCCCACGGCGTGGCCGCCGGCAAGGATGTGCCCCGGGCGTTGCGCCGCATCTACGGCGAGGACCGGACCTTCGCCGTGCCGATCCTCTGCAACCTGGCGCTGGCGGGCGAGGCCGCCGGCAGCGGCCCGTCGGTCGAATGGCGGATGGTGCCGGACCTGCCGTTCGAACTGGCCTGCCTGCCCGGGTCCGTCCTGGGCGCGTTGCGGATCCACGTGGTGAGCTACGCACTGCCGGCGCTCATTGCCATGGGGCGCCTGATCGACTGCCGGCGGGGGAGCGGGCGCGCGTCGATCCGTGCGCTGCGGCGGCTGGCCGTCCGTCCCGCCATGCGCAGGCTGACGGCCATTCAGCCCCCCGGCGGCGGCTTCCTCGAAGCGGTGCCGCTGACGGCCTTTGTGACGATGAGCCTGGCGGCTTGCGGGCGGGAGGGCCACCCTGTGGCCGGCCGGTGCCTGGAGTTCCTGCAGGCGTCGGTCCGGCCCGACGGCTCCTGGCCGATCGACAGCAACCTGTCCGTCTGGCTGACCTCGCTGAGCGTCGATGCGCTGTGCTGCGGCGGCCGGTCGTTCGGGGCCGGGGCCGGGCGGACGCTCGGCTGGCTGCTGGACCGGCAGCACGTCCGGCGCCATCCGTACACGGGCAGCCCGCCGGGCGGGTGGGCGTGGACGCACCTGCCGGGGGGCGTCCCGGACGCCGACGATACGTCGGGTGCGCTGCGGGCGCTGGCCCTTCTGGACCGGGCGGAATCGGAGCAGGCGGCCGGGGCGGGGCTGCGGTGGCTGCTCGGCCTGCAGAACCGCGACGGAGGCTGGCCGGCGTTCTGTCGCGGCTGGGGCCGGCTGCCGTTCGACCGGAGCGCGCCCGATCTGACCGCGCACGCGCTCGGCGCCCTGCGGATGTGGCCCCGCGCGAACGCCCGGGCGGCCGCCGCCCTCCGGTGCGGCTACGACTACCTGCGCCGCACGCAGAGGCCTGACGGCGCATGGCTCCCGCTGTGGTTCGGCAATCAGAAGGCCGAGGATCTGTCCAACCCCGTCTACGGCACCGCGCGCGTTCTGCCGGCCTATGCGGGCACCGAGCGGGCCGGCGCCGCCGAGGCGGGCCGTGGCGTGGCCTTTCTGGCGGGGTGTCAGAACGCCGACGGCGGCTGGGGCGGCGACCGGGGCGTCGAATCGTCGGTGGAGGAGACGGCGCAGGCCGTGTGCGCGCTCTCTCACTGGCGGGGGGCCCGGCATGAGGCCGCCCTGGCGGCCGGCGCAGCCTACCTGGCCCGAGCCGTCGAGGATGGGCGGGTCGAACAGCCCGGCCCGATCGGCCTCTACTTCGCCCAGTTGTGGTATTCCGAGGCGCTCTATCCGATCATCTGGACCGTCGCCGCGCTCGGGAGTGCCCTGCCGACACGGCGGGGCGCCGGCCATCCGCACGGAGGCGGCGTATGA
- a CDS encoding PQQ-binding-like beta-propeller repeat protein: MMDGTCTARRTGWRPAVLAVTALVVLVGGCSEPGWPTFRGDPAQTGSAASALPDLLGLLWTYEAGSAVKSTAAIVDGAVHVGTMGGDLLSLDLATGELNWSYEAGASIEAAPAVREGRVFVGDADGVFHAVDARTGGLVWQQRVEGEIVSSANFAGDRVVVGSNDYFLYCFRAADGHKVWAYETLNFVYCAPCVADGGAVIAGCDGLLRVIDVTRGVQTASYEIGGNLSAAPAYRGGRFYLGTLDGRMLGIDAVRMQPIWQTEVPAGAAFVASAAVNDGAVVLADRDSAVYCLCPETGQQRWVFRTRGGVDSSPVIVGDRVFFGCNDGNVYGVSMADGQEVWRFRAGGPVSASPAVGQGRLVIGAEDGAVYCIGANAESEARPTG, translated from the coding sequence ATGATGGATGGCACGTGCACCGCGCGGCGGACCGGATGGCGGCCTGCCGTGCTGGCCGTGACGGCGCTGGTCGTTCTGGTCGGCGGCTGCTCGGAGCCGGGATGGCCGACGTTCCGCGGCGACCCGGCGCAGACGGGCAGCGCCGCATCCGCCCTGCCCGATCTGCTCGGCCTGCTCTGGACCTACGAGGCCGGCAGTGCCGTCAAGTCGACGGCCGCCATCGTGGACGGCGCGGTGCACGTGGGCACGATGGGCGGGGACCTGCTCTCGCTGGATCTCGCCACGGGGGAGCTGAACTGGTCCTACGAGGCGGGGGCGTCCATCGAGGCCGCGCCGGCCGTGCGTGAAGGGCGCGTCTTCGTGGGCGACGCCGACGGCGTCTTCCATGCCGTGGACGCTCGGACGGGCGGCCTGGTCTGGCAGCAGCGTGTCGAGGGCGAGATCGTCTCGTCCGCCAACTTTGCCGGGGATCGCGTCGTGGTCGGGTCCAACGACTACTTCCTGTACTGTTTTCGGGCCGCCGACGGCCACAAGGTCTGGGCGTATGAGACCCTGAACTTCGTCTACTGCGCCCCCTGCGTTGCCGACGGCGGCGCGGTGATTGCCGGCTGCGACGGCCTGCTGCGCGTGATCGACGTCACCCGCGGCGTGCAGACCGCCTCGTATGAGATCGGGGGTAACCTCTCGGCCGCCCCCGCCTATCGCGGCGGCCGCTTCTACCTGGGCACGCTGGACGGCCGCATGCTGGGCATCGATGCGGTGCGCATGCAGCCAATCTGGCAGACGGAGGTTCCTGCGGGCGCGGCGTTCGTCGCCTCGGCGGCGGTGAACGACGGGGCCGTCGTGCTGGCGGATCGCGACAGTGCCGTCTACTGCCTCTGCCCCGAGACGGGGCAGCAGCGGTGGGTCTTCCGGACGCGGGGAGGCGTGGACTCCTCACCGGTCATCGTCGGGGACAGGGTGTTCTTCGGCTGCAACGACGGGAACGTGTACGGCGTGAGCATGGCGGACGGACAGGAGGTCTGGAGGTTTCGGGCCGGCGGCCCCGTCTCCGCATCGCCCGCCGTCGGGCAGGGCCGCCTGGTGATCGGGGCCGAGGACGGGGCCGTCTACTGCATCGGCGCCAACGCGGAGTCAGAGGCGAGGCCGACCGGATGA
- a CDS encoding DUF116 domain-containing protein, producing the protein MKRSQADQAAHDHEPAGLAREKRVPQDAATRERIRQKARDAAGLLDRRVPPGRDRLRVHARRTLDALGLGEEFLGFTMVCISNEFWCGQFAAVRPEDRLLLLPHCLRNAEVCRGTYNADGLVCGGCGACVLYDLRAEAEAMGYTVLVAEGTPVVVRVALDGHARAILGVACLDSLDKAFDRIAQLGIPNVAVPLLVDGCRDTVAEVGVVRRWLHCRAGPAAVRTRTYAPLLRRARGLFDPEAVSRLLAPLDPPGPPGGETAAIARDWLTAGGKRFRPFVTLAAYAALALGPEALHPDADLSRAFSPALERLAVAVEILHKASLVHDDIEDGDSFRDGRETVHRRHGVPVAVNVGDYLVGLGYRCVSACAEELGAECAHEMIGGLVRAHLKLCRGQGAELQPRVGGTRAWTSVDLQAVYALKTAPAFEAAIYVGVRAAIAGGAEADLSPLGAFARYLGVAYQVSNDVQDWTDDEHHRRIAGRDWLAGRPTMLSAFAAEAAGGAVDLPARGRPPSEQVDALRRIYHELGVFEKARRLVDAYRRRAFELAAEARPAPLAEVMRFIAETVL; encoded by the coding sequence ATGAAGAGGTCACAGGCCGACCAGGCGGCACACGACCATGAGCCGGCGGGCCTCGCGCGGGAGAAACGCGTGCCGCAGGATGCGGCGACGCGCGAGCGCATTCGGCAGAAGGCCCGCGATGCCGCCGGACTTCTTGACCGGCGGGTGCCCCCGGGCCGCGACCGGCTGCGCGTCCATGCCCGCCGGACGCTGGACGCGTTGGGACTCGGAGAGGAGTTCCTCGGGTTCACCATGGTCTGCATCAGCAACGAGTTCTGGTGCGGCCAGTTCGCTGCTGTCCGCCCGGAGGATCGGCTGCTGCTCCTGCCGCACTGCCTGCGCAATGCGGAGGTCTGCCGGGGCACCTACAATGCCGACGGGCTGGTGTGCGGCGGCTGCGGTGCGTGCGTGCTGTATGACCTGCGCGCCGAGGCGGAGGCCATGGGCTATACCGTGCTGGTGGCGGAGGGCACTCCCGTGGTCGTGCGCGTGGCGCTCGACGGGCATGCGCGCGCGATCCTGGGCGTGGCGTGCCTGGATTCCCTGGACAAGGCGTTCGACCGCATCGCGCAACTCGGCATACCGAACGTGGCCGTCCCGCTGCTCGTCGACGGGTGCCGGGACACCGTGGCCGAGGTCGGCGTCGTCCGCCGGTGGCTGCATTGCCGGGCGGGGCCGGCCGCAGTGCGCACGCGGACTTACGCCCCGCTGCTGCGCCGGGCGCGGGGTCTGTTCGACCCGGAGGCGGTCTCCAGGCTTCTGGCGCCGCTCGACCCCCCGGGGCCGCCGGGCGGGGAGACCGCCGCGATCGCCCGGGACTGGCTGACCGCCGGGGGGAAGCGGTTCCGCCCCTTCGTGACCCTGGCCGCCTACGCGGCGCTCGCGCTGGGCCCGGAGGCCCTGCATCCCGACGCGGACCTCTCCCGGGCGTTCTCGCCGGCCCTGGAGCGCCTGGCCGTAGCCGTCGAGATCCTCCACAAGGCATCGCTCGTGCACGACGACATCGAGGACGGCGACAGCTTCCGCGATGGGCGGGAGACCGTGCACAGGCGGCACGGGGTGCCCGTGGCCGTCAACGTGGGCGACTACCTGGTGGGGCTCGGCTACCGGTGCGTCAGCGCGTGTGCGGAGGAGCTGGGCGCCGAGTGCGCGCACGAGATGATCGGCGGGCTGGTCCGGGCCCACCTGAAGCTCTGCCGGGGGCAGGGAGCCGAACTGCAGCCCCGGGTCGGCGGCACGCGTGCCTGGACCTCGGTCGATCTGCAGGCGGTGTACGCCCTGAAGACCGCCCCCGCGTTCGAGGCGGCGATCTACGTCGGCGTGCGGGCGGCCATCGCCGGGGGGGCCGAGGCGGACCTGAGCCCCCTGGGCGCGTTTGCGCGTTACCTGGGCGTCGCCTATCAGGTGTCCAACGACGTGCAGGACTGGACGGACGACGAGCACCACAGACGCATCGCCGGCCGGGACTGGCTGGCCGGCCGGCCCACCATGCTGAGCGCCTTCGCCGCAGAAGCGGCCGGAGGGGCGGTGGATCTTCCGGCGCGCGGGCGGCCGCCCTCCGAACAGGTCGACGCGCTGCGCCGGATCTACCACGAACTCGGAGTGTTCGAGAAGGCACGCCGCCTGGTCGACGCCTACCGGCGGCGCGCGTTCGAACTCGCGGCCGAGGCCCGCCCGGCACCCCTGGCGGAGGTCATGCGGTTCATTGCGGAGACCGTTCTGTGA
- a CDS encoding ABC transporter ATP-binding protein, whose protein sequence is MSRWRSERRPDQPAAGGASEQALIVRDVCKDYESPAGPLRVLRGVSLELDAGQTLAVLGASGCGKSTLLNIVGSLDRPTSGEVRLAGRSLAELRGEALAAFRSRQVGFVFQDHHLLPQCTAVENVLLPTLAVGASGTDADRAAELLERVGLAGRRDHLPGRLSGGERQRVAIARAMMNGPRLLLCDEPTGNLDRATGDAVAELFLELARERGMMVLMVTHDLELASRSERRMELREGALHGVD, encoded by the coding sequence ATGTCCCGCTGGAGGAGTGAGAGGCGACCGGATCAGCCGGCGGCGGGCGGGGCGTCCGAGCAGGCGCTGATCGTGCGGGACGTGTGCAAGGACTACGAGTCGCCGGCGGGGCCTCTGCGCGTGCTCCGGGGTGTGTCCCTGGAACTGGATGCCGGGCAGACGCTGGCCGTGCTGGGTGCGTCGGGCTGCGGCAAGAGCACGCTGCTGAACATCGTCGGTTCGCTGGACCGGCCCACGTCGGGGGAGGTCCGGCTGGCGGGCCGGTCGCTTGCGGAGTTGCGGGGCGAGGCCCTGGCGGCCTTTCGCAGCCGGCAGGTCGGCTTCGTCTTCCAGGATCACCACCTGCTGCCGCAGTGCACCGCGGTGGAGAACGTCCTGTTGCCCACGCTGGCCGTCGGCGCGTCGGGCACGGATGCGGACAGGGCGGCGGAGCTTCTGGAGCGGGTGGGCCTGGCGGGGCGCCGTGACCACCTGCCCGGGCGCCTATCAGGCGGCGAGCGGCAGCGGGTGGCCATCGCCCGGGCCATGATGAACGGCCCGCGGCTGCTTCTGTGCGACGAACCGACCGGCAACCTCGACCGGGCGACCGGGGACGCGGTGGCGGAGCTGTTCCTGGAACTGGCCCGCGAACGCGGCATGATGGTGCTGATGGTGACGCATGACCTGGAGCTGGCCTCCCGGTCCGAGCGTCGCATGGAGTTGAGGGAAGGCGCGCTCCATGGGGTGGATTAG
- a CDS encoding PQQ-binding-like beta-propeller repeat protein: protein MICRYLPAVAAVLGGCAVLVWLAASAPRPVAVRAPEAVPSPPRAVADTVGRNEGTLVMGDGVPSALAGSWQQFRGPDRTNVVRDVPPLARSFPSEGPNVLWRIEAGEGHAGAAVHNGRVYMMDYDRDRQEDVVRCLSLDDGREIWRHTYSVVVRRNHGMSRTVPAVTDDYVVTLGPKCHVVCLEARDGTLLWKKDLVEENGTRVPPWYAGQCPLIDGDRVILAPGADPLMMAVDLATGEPVWETENPGEWGMTHSSVAIVQDAGPRQYVYCTTQGVVGVEAETGRLLWTTTDWRITLANVPTPVPLGDGRVLFSGGYNSGAVLLQISEDGPPTVLWRTPAETFASDQQTPIFYKGHIYGVIPSGQMACMDPDGRVLWTSGAANRFGLGPFLIADGLLYVLHDQSCTLYVIEAAPDGYRELASRKLMDGHDAWAPMAVAAGRLILRDVTQVLCIEMPRETG from the coding sequence ATGATCTGCAGGTACCTTCCCGCTGTCGCTGCTGTGCTGGGTGGGTGCGCGGTCCTGGTCTGGCTGGCGGCCAGCGCACCCCGGCCGGTTGCGGTCCGGGCGCCGGAGGCCGTGCCGAGCCCGCCCCGGGCGGTTGCCGACACCGTTGGGCGGAACGAGGGGACCCTGGTCATGGGCGACGGGGTGCCGTCGGCCCTGGCCGGGTCGTGGCAGCAGTTTCGCGGTCCGGACCGCACGAACGTCGTGCGCGACGTCCCGCCTCTGGCCAGGTCGTTTCCCTCCGAGGGGCCGAACGTCCTGTGGCGGATCGAGGCCGGCGAGGGCCATGCGGGGGCCGCCGTCCACAACGGCCGGGTGTACATGATGGACTACGACCGCGACCGGCAGGAGGACGTCGTCCGCTGCCTGTCCCTGGACGACGGGCGCGAGATATGGCGCCACACGTACTCGGTCGTCGTCCGGCGCAACCACGGCATGTCGCGAACGGTGCCGGCCGTCACCGATGACTACGTGGTGACGCTCGGGCCGAAGTGCCATGTCGTCTGCCTCGAGGCACGGGACGGAACGCTCCTCTGGAAGAAGGACCTCGTGGAGGAGAACGGCACACGGGTGCCCCCGTGGTACGCGGGGCAGTGCCCGCTGATCGACGGCGACAGGGTGATCCTGGCCCCCGGGGCGGATCCGCTGATGATGGCGGTGGACCTTGCGACGGGCGAGCCGGTCTGGGAGACGGAGAACCCCGGCGAATGGGGCATGACGCACTCCTCCGTGGCCATCGTCCAGGACGCCGGCCCACGCCAGTACGTCTACTGCACCACCCAGGGCGTGGTCGGGGTGGAGGCGGAGACGGGCAGGCTGCTGTGGACGACCACCGACTGGCGGATCACGCTGGCCAACGTCCCCACGCCGGTGCCGCTGGGCGACGGGCGGGTTCTGTTCTCCGGCGGCTACAACAGCGGCGCCGTGCTGTTGCAGATCAGCGAAGACGGCCCGCCGACCGTGCTGTGGCGGACGCCGGCCGAGACCTTCGCGTCCGACCAGCAGACGCCCATCTTCTACAAGGGGCACATCTACGGCGTCATCCCATCCGGCCAGATGGCCTGCATGGATCCGGACGGCCGCGTGCTCTGGACCAGCGGGGCGGCAAATCGCTTCGGGCTGGGGCCGTTTCTGATCGCCGACGGCCTTCTCTACGTACTGCATGACCAGTCGTGTACGCTGTATGTGATCGAGGCCGCTCCGGACGGCTACCGGGAACTGGCGTCCCGGAAGCTGATGGACGGCCATGACGCCTGGGCGCCGATGGCGGTGGCGGCGGGCCGGCTCATCCTGCGCGACGTCACGCAGGTCCTGTGCATCGAGATGCCGAGGGAGACGGGCTGA
- a CDS encoding twin-arginine translocation signal domain-containing protein yields the protein MTAGSDRKPPEVTRREFLGRLGCGASALALGGLTAALVTRAEPEGQVWQIDPFKCVQCEQCRTHCVLDQSAVRCVHDFSMCGYCEFCFGFFRHDALALTEAAENQSCPTAALVRRGVGDPYFEYTVERDLCIGCGRCVKGCNQFGNGALYLQVQQDLCLNCSECAIAAACPADAFVRLPAGQPYFVKHVGPDQLSDVKVTW from the coding sequence ATGACGGCCGGAAGCGACCGCAAGCCTCCGGAAGTGACGCGCCGGGAGTTTCTCGGCCGGCTGGGGTGCGGCGCGTCCGCGCTTGCGCTGGGGGGCCTGACCGCCGCCCTGGTCACCCGGGCGGAGCCGGAGGGACAGGTCTGGCAGATCGACCCGTTCAAGTGCGTCCAGTGCGAGCAGTGCCGGACGCACTGCGTGCTGGACCAGTCGGCGGTGCGGTGCGTTCACGACTTCTCCATGTGCGGGTACTGCGAGTTCTGCTTCGGGTTCTTCCGGCACGACGCCCTGGCGCTGACCGAGGCGGCGGAGAACCAGTCCTGCCCGACCGCCGCCCTGGTGCGGCGCGGCGTGGGGGATCCGTACTTCGAGTATACCGTCGAGCGCGACCTCTGCATCGGCTGCGGCCGGTGTGTGAAGGGCTGCAACCAGTTCGGGAACGGTGCGCTCTACCTGCAGGTGCAGCAGGACCTCTGCCTGAACTGCTCGGAGTGCGCGATCGCGGCCGCCTGTCCCGCAGACGCCTTCGTTCGCCTGCCCGCCGGGCAGCCCTACTTCGTGAAGCACGTGGGGCCCGATCAACTCTCCGACGTGAAGGTCACCTGGTGA
- a CDS encoding 4Fe-4S binding protein yields MRPRAGYDRFALSVGVLCGLLAARAWALERFPPPDFEPGYTMPEAVLPAASPAVGDWPAIAVMFGALSVGTFLVHRLRRRAPMIALSAFCLAFFGFLRRGCVCPVGATQHVSLSLFGSGYAIPLTVAILFALPLAFALLFGRVFCGGVCPLGAVQDLVLLRPLRLPDWLRSGLGLLPVLYLGVAVLYAANGTGFLICRYDPFVSLFRLSGVTPMLWAGAAFVVLSMFVGRPYCRFLCPYGVLLALCSRWSWRRVRTTPDECIVCSLCEDACPFGAIEPPTPRGVPEE; encoded by the coding sequence ATGCGTCCGCGCGCCGGCTACGACCGTTTCGCCCTCAGCGTCGGCGTTCTGTGCGGCCTTCTGGCCGCGCGGGCCTGGGCGCTTGAGCGCTTCCCCCCGCCGGACTTCGAGCCGGGCTACACCATGCCGGAGGCCGTCCTTCCGGCGGCGTCTCCGGCGGTGGGGGACTGGCCGGCCATCGCCGTCATGTTCGGGGCGCTGAGCGTCGGGACGTTCCTCGTGCACCGGCTGCGCCGGCGCGCGCCCATGATCGCGCTTTCGGCCTTCTGCCTGGCGTTCTTCGGCTTCCTCCGCAGGGGCTGCGTCTGCCCGGTCGGCGCTACCCAGCACGTGAGCCTCTCACTCTTCGGCTCGGGGTACGCGATTCCGCTGACGGTCGCGATCCTGTTCGCGCTGCCGCTGGCGTTCGCCCTTCTGTTCGGCAGGGTCTTCTGCGGAGGCGTCTGCCCCCTCGGGGCGGTCCAGGACCTGGTGCTCCTGAGGCCGTTGAGGCTGCCGGATTGGCTCCGCTCCGGTCTGGGTCTGCTTCCGGTTCTGTACCTCGGGGTGGCGGTTCTGTACGCGGCGAACGGGACGGGCTTCCTCATCTGCCGGTATGATCCCTTTGTCAGTCTGTTCCGGCTCTCGGGCGTCACGCCGATGCTGTGGGCCGGGGCGGCGTTCGTCGTGCTTTCCATGTTCGTCGGGCGTCCCTACTGCCGGTTCCTGTGTCCCTACGGCGTGTTGCTGGCTCTGTGTTCGCGCTGGTCCTGGCGACGGGTCCGTACGACGCCGGACGAGTGCATCGTCTGCAGCCTCTGCGAGGATGCCTGTCCTTTCGGGGCCATCGAACCGCCCACTCCCCGGGGGGTGCCCGAGGAATGA